A genomic stretch from Carassius auratus strain Wakin chromosome 35, ASM336829v1, whole genome shotgun sequence includes:
- the LOC113054635 gene encoding SUMO-specific isopeptidase USPL1-like isoform X1, with protein MSSLWPQDSSKNGNLGGMRMNGEGTGIGTPTPAVAGYLGKCEEKNGTPPGNCPWCLTKGQKNALRFYAVNLEESVMLCTNPPCLYPLVSRSLEDVRASLSKDGCKRSISFLSDVDDTSSPSKRLKEEKLDVLSAVPEPCGADVSDGTLPDNTVESQMFTDEQSILGKTDSINGTEEQHPEDLPAVATHEDLELCDKKDDCVSSTQDKVEEIVGMDVDEESSELVPVPPHLFWKNEDNLCWLDSLLAMLVNCKTIRETPCQNVKLIDELTTVPSSNSAVWNLCFTYDKSCANLKAKEQHCEDEVTRVPADVLCEVEKQLSALRLSLFKLLQPTLKCEIGQEETPVFALPLLLRADKWAQELFQHTVRWEFKCNSCSYTLNDSVEKTLTTFTQILNDWHPLKAIHRTQCSNCNRKNQRRKMVLEKLSSVFALHFVEGLPRKDLSKLSFEFQGTHYNVSTVIQYNKRLKHFATWIRQSSGSWLELDDLKYPYSITHKRFSFPANEIHIVFWESDSTKNEVSEVLSPTAPSALTNVEDRHPHELSDSVADDTCVISALTVGDSTAAGALDTSIGSTTLLDTFEGLSHTDIVTLTLVDENRATEALQIPQSPALIPATIPSLSVASSSSCISKSVCQPSNPPKPQSSGLKEGSLVSNPVVPRPSVATQVHSPSPFASSLLQRHPSFQSTPITLPPHVPKPNLKCDNEALPAKPADMFGGFISKKLPNSSDVNPAVAAQHKPITLPGGTCPSVKKNPSLLADQQPITSTEALRLKLLKKLKAKKKKLAKLNQLLGSAGESTPKPDSTALSSPYSVTSSTTAYDSPAYDQFFAELLSPATTVSNLSPDSTGLLEMLNNGQNVEKTVGSAQQNPCVTTMVPEATLNYSQSTNDSVLNLDDYISGMDQTAIENTDFNGLDIFF; from the exons ATGTCAAGTTTATGGCCGCAGGACTCTTCAAAGAACGGAAACCTCGGTGGCATGAGAATGAACGGCGAAGGCACTGGTATAGGGACTCCGACCCCAGCGGTGGCGGGGTATTTGGGAAAA tgtgaagaaaaaaatggcACACCACCAGGGAACTGTCCTTGGTGCTTGACAAAAGGTCAGAAAAATGCCCTCCGCTTTTATGCTGTAAACCTGGAGGAGAGTGTTATGCTCTGTACAAATCCACCG TGCCTGTATCCATTGGTTAGTAGATCTCTGGAAGATGTGCGTGCTAGCTTGTCTAAAGATGGATGCAAGAGGAGCATTTCTTTCCTGTCCGATGTGGATGATACATCCTCCCCTTCAAAGCGATTAAAAGAGGAGAAACTGGATGTTTTATCTGCTGTACCTGAGCCATGTGGTGCTGATGTCAGTGACGGCACCCTTCCAGATAACACTGTTGAATCACAAATGTTTACTGATGAGCAATCAATACTTGGAAAGACTGACTCCATTAATGGCACTGAGGAACAACATCCTGAAGATCTACCTGCTGTTGCCACCCATGAGGATTTAGAGTTGTGCGACAAGAAGGATGATTGTGTGTCTAGTACTCAAGATAAGGTGGAAGAGATCGTTGGAATGGATGTAGATGAGGAATCATCAGAGCTGGTTCCTGTGCCACCTCATCTCTTCTGGAAAAATGAGGACAACCTGTGTTGGTTGGATTCGTTGTTGGCGATGCTTGTGAACTGCAAGACCATCAGAGAGACTCCATGTCAGAATGTAAAGCTGATCGACGAGTTGACAACAGTGCCTTCCAGCAACTCTGCTGTCTGGAACCTTTGCTTCACATATGATAAGTCTTGTGCCAATCTGAAAGCCAAGGAGCAACACTGTGAAG ACGAGGTAACCAGAGTTCCTGCTGATGTTCTGTGTGAGGTAGAGAAGCAGTTGTCTGCGCTCCGTCTGTCACTCTTCAAACTCCTTCAGCCCACTCTCAAGTGTGAAATTG GTCAGGAGGAAACACCCGTGTTTGCCCTCCCTCTCCTTCTACGTGCAGACAAGTGGGCTCAAGAGCTTTTCCAGCATACTGTCCGTTGGGAATTTAAGTGCAATTCTTGTAGCTATACTCTAAACGACAG TGTTGAGAAGACTCTTACAACGTTCACTCAGATTCTGAATGACTGGCATCCACTAAAAGCCATCCACCGCACTCAGTGCAGTAACTGCAACCGTAAAAACCAAAGGAGGAAAATGGTGCTTGAAAA ACTGTCCTCGGTGTTTGCACTGCACTTTGTGGAGGGCTTGCCCAGGAAAGACCTCTCTAAATTGTCATTTGAGTTCCAGGGCACGCACTACAATGTTAGCACTGTCATCCAGTACAATAAGCGTCTAAAGCACTTTGCCACTTGGATCCGCCAGAGCAGTG GGTCATGGCTAGAACTCGATGATTTGAAATACCCTTACAGCATCACCCACAAGAGGTTTTCATTTCCTGCCAACGAAATTCACATTGTTTTCTGGGAATCAGACTCCACTAAAAATGAAGTTTCAGAAGTTCTCTCACCGACAGCTCCCTCGGCACTCACGAATGTCGAAGATAGACACCCGCACGAACTGTCAGACTCTGTGGCTGATGACACGTGTGTCATCAGCGCGCTCACCGTGGGAGACTCGACTGCTGCTGGCGCTCTGGATACATCCATCGGCAGTACCACTTTACTGGACACCTTTGAGGGTCTGTCACATACAGACATTGTGACCCTCACTCTTGTTGATGAGAACCGAGCCACTGAGGCTCTTCAGATTCCCCAGAGCCCAGCCCTCATCCCGGCCACTATCCCCAGTCTTTCTGTCGCATCTAGTTCATCTTGTATCTCCAAGTCCGTTTGCCAACCTTCAAACCCTCCGAAACCCCAAAGTTCTGGATTGAAGGAAGGATCTTTGGTTTCCAATCCAGTGGTGCCGAGACCGTCAGTGGCTACACAAGTACATTCACCTTCACCGTTTGCATCCTCATTACTTCAACGGCATCCTTCCTTCCAGTCGACACCAATAACGCTTCCTCCTCATGTTCCAAAACCCAATTTGAAATGTGACAACGAAGCTCTGCCAGCAAAGCCAGCTGACATGTTTGGTGGCTTCATAAGCAAGAAATTGCCAAATTCAAGTGATGTGAATCCTGCTGTAGCGGCTCAACACAAACCAATCACTCTTCCTGGTGGCACATGCCCATCTGTTAAGAAAAACCCAAGCCTTTTGGCAGACCAGCAGCCTATTACCTCTACAGAAGCCCTCAGACTGAAGCTACTGAAAAAGCTCAAGGCTAAGAAAAAGAAACTGGCTAAATTAAACCAGCTTTTGGGAAGTGCAGGAGAATCTACTCCAAAACCGGATAGCACGGCTCTCTCGTCGCCCTACTCGGTCACGTCTAGTACAACGGCATACGACAGTCCAGCGTATGACCAGTTCTTCGCCGAGCTTTTGTCTCCTGCGACGACCGTCAGTAACCTCTCACCTGACAGCACGGGGCTCCTAGAGATGTTGAACAACGGCCAAAATGTGGAAAAGACCGTTGGAAGCGCACAGCAAAATCCTTGTGTAACAACTATGGTTCCTGAAGCAACTTTAAACTACTCTCAGTCCACAAATGACTCTGTGTTGAATCTTGATGACTACATATCAGGGATGGACCAGACTGCAATTGAGAACACCGATTTTAATGGCTTAGATATATTTTTCTGA
- the LOC113054635 gene encoding SUMO-specific isopeptidase USPL1-like isoform X2: MHMEMSPTGVLELPKACLKSSLEFLHIRSGFECEEKNGTPPGNCPWCLTKGQKNALRFYAVNLEESVMLCTNPPCLYPLVSRSLEDVRASLSKDGCKRSISFLSDVDDTSSPSKRLKEEKLDVLSAVPEPCGADVSDGTLPDNTVESQMFTDEQSILGKTDSINGTEEQHPEDLPAVATHEDLELCDKKDDCVSSTQDKVEEIVGMDVDEESSELVPVPPHLFWKNEDNLCWLDSLLAMLVNCKTIRETPCQNVKLIDELTTVPSSNSAVWNLCFTYDKSCANLKAKEQHCEDEVTRVPADVLCEVEKQLSALRLSLFKLLQPTLKCEIGQEETPVFALPLLLRADKWAQELFQHTVRWEFKCNSCSYTLNDSVEKTLTTFTQILNDWHPLKAIHRTQCSNCNRKNQRRKMVLEKLSSVFALHFVEGLPRKDLSKLSFEFQGTHYNVSTVIQYNKRLKHFATWIRQSSGSWLELDDLKYPYSITHKRFSFPANEIHIVFWESDSTKNEVSEVLSPTAPSALTNVEDRHPHELSDSVADDTCVISALTVGDSTAAGALDTSIGSTTLLDTFEGLSHTDIVTLTLVDENRATEALQIPQSPALIPATIPSLSVASSSSCISKSVCQPSNPPKPQSSGLKEGSLVSNPVVPRPSVATQVHSPSPFASSLLQRHPSFQSTPITLPPHVPKPNLKCDNEALPAKPADMFGGFISKKLPNSSDVNPAVAAQHKPITLPGGTCPSVKKNPSLLADQQPITSTEALRLKLLKKLKAKKKKLAKLNQLLGSAGESTPKPDSTALSSPYSVTSSTTAYDSPAYDQFFAELLSPATTVSNLSPDSTGLLEMLNNGQNVEKTVGSAQQNPCVTTMVPEATLNYSQSTNDSVLNLDDYISGMDQTAIENTDFNGLDIFF; this comes from the exons ATGCACATGGAGATGTCTCCTACCGGCGTGCTGGAATTACCAAAAGCGTGTTTGAAATCCAGTTTGGAATTTCTCCACATTCGATCCGGTTTCGAG tgtgaagaaaaaaatggcACACCACCAGGGAACTGTCCTTGGTGCTTGACAAAAGGTCAGAAAAATGCCCTCCGCTTTTATGCTGTAAACCTGGAGGAGAGTGTTATGCTCTGTACAAATCCACCG TGCCTGTATCCATTGGTTAGTAGATCTCTGGAAGATGTGCGTGCTAGCTTGTCTAAAGATGGATGCAAGAGGAGCATTTCTTTCCTGTCCGATGTGGATGATACATCCTCCCCTTCAAAGCGATTAAAAGAGGAGAAACTGGATGTTTTATCTGCTGTACCTGAGCCATGTGGTGCTGATGTCAGTGACGGCACCCTTCCAGATAACACTGTTGAATCACAAATGTTTACTGATGAGCAATCAATACTTGGAAAGACTGACTCCATTAATGGCACTGAGGAACAACATCCTGAAGATCTACCTGCTGTTGCCACCCATGAGGATTTAGAGTTGTGCGACAAGAAGGATGATTGTGTGTCTAGTACTCAAGATAAGGTGGAAGAGATCGTTGGAATGGATGTAGATGAGGAATCATCAGAGCTGGTTCCTGTGCCACCTCATCTCTTCTGGAAAAATGAGGACAACCTGTGTTGGTTGGATTCGTTGTTGGCGATGCTTGTGAACTGCAAGACCATCAGAGAGACTCCATGTCAGAATGTAAAGCTGATCGACGAGTTGACAACAGTGCCTTCCAGCAACTCTGCTGTCTGGAACCTTTGCTTCACATATGATAAGTCTTGTGCCAATCTGAAAGCCAAGGAGCAACACTGTGAAG ACGAGGTAACCAGAGTTCCTGCTGATGTTCTGTGTGAGGTAGAGAAGCAGTTGTCTGCGCTCCGTCTGTCACTCTTCAAACTCCTTCAGCCCACTCTCAAGTGTGAAATTG GTCAGGAGGAAACACCCGTGTTTGCCCTCCCTCTCCTTCTACGTGCAGACAAGTGGGCTCAAGAGCTTTTCCAGCATACTGTCCGTTGGGAATTTAAGTGCAATTCTTGTAGCTATACTCTAAACGACAG TGTTGAGAAGACTCTTACAACGTTCACTCAGATTCTGAATGACTGGCATCCACTAAAAGCCATCCACCGCACTCAGTGCAGTAACTGCAACCGTAAAAACCAAAGGAGGAAAATGGTGCTTGAAAA ACTGTCCTCGGTGTTTGCACTGCACTTTGTGGAGGGCTTGCCCAGGAAAGACCTCTCTAAATTGTCATTTGAGTTCCAGGGCACGCACTACAATGTTAGCACTGTCATCCAGTACAATAAGCGTCTAAAGCACTTTGCCACTTGGATCCGCCAGAGCAGTG GGTCATGGCTAGAACTCGATGATTTGAAATACCCTTACAGCATCACCCACAAGAGGTTTTCATTTCCTGCCAACGAAATTCACATTGTTTTCTGGGAATCAGACTCCACTAAAAATGAAGTTTCAGAAGTTCTCTCACCGACAGCTCCCTCGGCACTCACGAATGTCGAAGATAGACACCCGCACGAACTGTCAGACTCTGTGGCTGATGACACGTGTGTCATCAGCGCGCTCACCGTGGGAGACTCGACTGCTGCTGGCGCTCTGGATACATCCATCGGCAGTACCACTTTACTGGACACCTTTGAGGGTCTGTCACATACAGACATTGTGACCCTCACTCTTGTTGATGAGAACCGAGCCACTGAGGCTCTTCAGATTCCCCAGAGCCCAGCCCTCATCCCGGCCACTATCCCCAGTCTTTCTGTCGCATCTAGTTCATCTTGTATCTCCAAGTCCGTTTGCCAACCTTCAAACCCTCCGAAACCCCAAAGTTCTGGATTGAAGGAAGGATCTTTGGTTTCCAATCCAGTGGTGCCGAGACCGTCAGTGGCTACACAAGTACATTCACCTTCACCGTTTGCATCCTCATTACTTCAACGGCATCCTTCCTTCCAGTCGACACCAATAACGCTTCCTCCTCATGTTCCAAAACCCAATTTGAAATGTGACAACGAAGCTCTGCCAGCAAAGCCAGCTGACATGTTTGGTGGCTTCATAAGCAAGAAATTGCCAAATTCAAGTGATGTGAATCCTGCTGTAGCGGCTCAACACAAACCAATCACTCTTCCTGGTGGCACATGCCCATCTGTTAAGAAAAACCCAAGCCTTTTGGCAGACCAGCAGCCTATTACCTCTACAGAAGCCCTCAGACTGAAGCTACTGAAAAAGCTCAAGGCTAAGAAAAAGAAACTGGCTAAATTAAACCAGCTTTTGGGAAGTGCAGGAGAATCTACTCCAAAACCGGATAGCACGGCTCTCTCGTCGCCCTACTCGGTCACGTCTAGTACAACGGCATACGACAGTCCAGCGTATGACCAGTTCTTCGCCGAGCTTTTGTCTCCTGCGACGACCGTCAGTAACCTCTCACCTGACAGCACGGGGCTCCTAGAGATGTTGAACAACGGCCAAAATGTGGAAAAGACCGTTGGAAGCGCACAGCAAAATCCTTGTGTAACAACTATGGTTCCTGAAGCAACTTTAAACTACTCTCAGTCCACAAATGACTCTGTGTTGAATCTTGATGACTACATATCAGGGATGGACCAGACTGCAATTGAGAACACCGATTTTAATGGCTTAGATATATTTTTCTGA
- the LOC113054666 gene encoding high mobility group-T protein, with translation MGKDPTKPRGKMSSYAYFVQTCREEHKKKHPEATVNFSEFSKKCSERWKTMSGKEKGKFEDMAKQDKVRYEREMKNYIPPKGEKKKRFKDPNAPKRPPSAFFIFCSEFRSKVKEETPGLSIGDVAKRLGEMWNKTSAEDKQPFEKKAAKLKEKYEKDIAAYRSKGKVVGGAAKAPSKPVKVNDDDDDDDEDEDDDDEEEDDE, from the exons ATGGGGAAGGATCCAACAAAACCAAGAGGCAAAATGTCGTCTTACGCATACTTTGTCCAGACCTGCAGAGAGGAGCATAAGAAGAAACACCCTGAGGCGACGGTCAACTTCTCTGAGTTTTCCAAAAAGTGCTCCGAGCGATGGAAG ACTATGTCAGGCAAAGAAAAGGGGAAGTTTGAAGACATGGCCAAACAAGACAAGGTCCGTTACGAGAGGGAGATGAAGAACTACATTCCACCCAAAGGCGAGAAGAAAAAGAGGTTTAAGGACCCTAATGCTCCCAAGAGACCCCC GTCCGCCTTCTTCATTTTCTGCTCCGAGTTCCGATCCAAGGTGAAAGAAGAGACCCCTGGTCTGTCTATTGGAGATGTGGCCAAGAGACTGGGTGAGATGTGGAACAAAACATCAGCTGAGGATAAGCAGCCATTTGAGAAGAAGGCAGCCAAGCTTAAGGAGAAGTATGAGAAG GACATTGCTGCCTATCGTTCTAAAGGCAAAGTGGTAGGAGGTGCAGCCAAAGCCCCTTCTAAGCCGGTCAAGGTTaatgatgatgacgacgacgatgatgaggacgaggatgacgacgatgaagaagaggatgacgAGTAG
- the LOC113054667 gene encoding arachidonate 5-lipoxygenase-activating protein-like, with product MLSVMLKMTLQHSEPDPQFILENMFEAVMDNIFLLVLVTLLSVVQNVFFALKVEKECTGQHSKPHSAAFERLSCANRNCMDTYPTFLAVLWCAGICLSQAPAAFAGIIYLVVRQKYFVGYLGQTCQSTPGFLFGKRILFFLSLMCAVGIINHLMLSYCGSDYKEYIQTITKAASALLLLP from the exons ATGTTATCTGTGATGCTAAAAATGACCCTCCAGCATTCTGAGCCAGATCCGCAGTTCATACTAGAGAACATGTTTGAGGCTGTGATGGACAACATTTTCTTACTGGTGCTGGTCACACTTCTCAGCGTCGTTCAGAATG TGTTCTTCGCCTTAAAGGTTGAGAAAGAGTGCACGGGTCAACATTCTAAACCTCATTCAGCAGCCTTTGAGCGTTTGTCTTGTGCAAA TCGAAACTGCATGGACACGTACCCCACATTTCTGGCAGTACTGTGGTGCGCTGGAATCTGTCTCAGCCAAG CTCCAGCTGCCTTTGCTGGCATTATCTACCTTGTGGTCCGGCAGAAGTACTTTGTTGGCTACTTGGGGCAGACTTGCCAGAG CACTCCTGGCTTCCTGTTCGGGAAACGCATTCTCTTCTTCCTGTCACTCATGTGTGCTGTGGGAATCATAAATCACCTGATGCTCAGCTACTGTGGCAGTGACTACAAAGAGTACATCCAGACCATCACCAAAGCAGCATCAGCCCTTCTACTGTTGCCCTGA
- the LOC113054635 gene encoding SUMO-specific isopeptidase USPL1-like isoform X3 — MLCTNPPCLYPLVSRSLEDVRASLSKDGCKRSISFLSDVDDTSSPSKRLKEEKLDVLSAVPEPCGADVSDGTLPDNTVESQMFTDEQSILGKTDSINGTEEQHPEDLPAVATHEDLELCDKKDDCVSSTQDKVEEIVGMDVDEESSELVPVPPHLFWKNEDNLCWLDSLLAMLVNCKTIRETPCQNVKLIDELTTVPSSNSAVWNLCFTYDKSCANLKAKEQHCEDEVTRVPADVLCEVEKQLSALRLSLFKLLQPTLKCEIGQEETPVFALPLLLRADKWAQELFQHTVRWEFKCNSCSYTLNDSVEKTLTTFTQILNDWHPLKAIHRTQCSNCNRKNQRRKMVLEKLSSVFALHFVEGLPRKDLSKLSFEFQGTHYNVSTVIQYNKRLKHFATWIRQSSGSWLELDDLKYPYSITHKRFSFPANEIHIVFWESDSTKNEVSEVLSPTAPSALTNVEDRHPHELSDSVADDTCVISALTVGDSTAAGALDTSIGSTTLLDTFEGLSHTDIVTLTLVDENRATEALQIPQSPALIPATIPSLSVASSSSCISKSVCQPSNPPKPQSSGLKEGSLVSNPVVPRPSVATQVHSPSPFASSLLQRHPSFQSTPITLPPHVPKPNLKCDNEALPAKPADMFGGFISKKLPNSSDVNPAVAAQHKPITLPGGTCPSVKKNPSLLADQQPITSTEALRLKLLKKLKAKKKKLAKLNQLLGSAGESTPKPDSTALSSPYSVTSSTTAYDSPAYDQFFAELLSPATTVSNLSPDSTGLLEMLNNGQNVEKTVGSAQQNPCVTTMVPEATLNYSQSTNDSVLNLDDYISGMDQTAIENTDFNGLDIFF, encoded by the exons ATGCTCTGTACAAATCCACCG TGCCTGTATCCATTGGTTAGTAGATCTCTGGAAGATGTGCGTGCTAGCTTGTCTAAAGATGGATGCAAGAGGAGCATTTCTTTCCTGTCCGATGTGGATGATACATCCTCCCCTTCAAAGCGATTAAAAGAGGAGAAACTGGATGTTTTATCTGCTGTACCTGAGCCATGTGGTGCTGATGTCAGTGACGGCACCCTTCCAGATAACACTGTTGAATCACAAATGTTTACTGATGAGCAATCAATACTTGGAAAGACTGACTCCATTAATGGCACTGAGGAACAACATCCTGAAGATCTACCTGCTGTTGCCACCCATGAGGATTTAGAGTTGTGCGACAAGAAGGATGATTGTGTGTCTAGTACTCAAGATAAGGTGGAAGAGATCGTTGGAATGGATGTAGATGAGGAATCATCAGAGCTGGTTCCTGTGCCACCTCATCTCTTCTGGAAAAATGAGGACAACCTGTGTTGGTTGGATTCGTTGTTGGCGATGCTTGTGAACTGCAAGACCATCAGAGAGACTCCATGTCAGAATGTAAAGCTGATCGACGAGTTGACAACAGTGCCTTCCAGCAACTCTGCTGTCTGGAACCTTTGCTTCACATATGATAAGTCTTGTGCCAATCTGAAAGCCAAGGAGCAACACTGTGAAG ACGAGGTAACCAGAGTTCCTGCTGATGTTCTGTGTGAGGTAGAGAAGCAGTTGTCTGCGCTCCGTCTGTCACTCTTCAAACTCCTTCAGCCCACTCTCAAGTGTGAAATTG GTCAGGAGGAAACACCCGTGTTTGCCCTCCCTCTCCTTCTACGTGCAGACAAGTGGGCTCAAGAGCTTTTCCAGCATACTGTCCGTTGGGAATTTAAGTGCAATTCTTGTAGCTATACTCTAAACGACAG TGTTGAGAAGACTCTTACAACGTTCACTCAGATTCTGAATGACTGGCATCCACTAAAAGCCATCCACCGCACTCAGTGCAGTAACTGCAACCGTAAAAACCAAAGGAGGAAAATGGTGCTTGAAAA ACTGTCCTCGGTGTTTGCACTGCACTTTGTGGAGGGCTTGCCCAGGAAAGACCTCTCTAAATTGTCATTTGAGTTCCAGGGCACGCACTACAATGTTAGCACTGTCATCCAGTACAATAAGCGTCTAAAGCACTTTGCCACTTGGATCCGCCAGAGCAGTG GGTCATGGCTAGAACTCGATGATTTGAAATACCCTTACAGCATCACCCACAAGAGGTTTTCATTTCCTGCCAACGAAATTCACATTGTTTTCTGGGAATCAGACTCCACTAAAAATGAAGTTTCAGAAGTTCTCTCACCGACAGCTCCCTCGGCACTCACGAATGTCGAAGATAGACACCCGCACGAACTGTCAGACTCTGTGGCTGATGACACGTGTGTCATCAGCGCGCTCACCGTGGGAGACTCGACTGCTGCTGGCGCTCTGGATACATCCATCGGCAGTACCACTTTACTGGACACCTTTGAGGGTCTGTCACATACAGACATTGTGACCCTCACTCTTGTTGATGAGAACCGAGCCACTGAGGCTCTTCAGATTCCCCAGAGCCCAGCCCTCATCCCGGCCACTATCCCCAGTCTTTCTGTCGCATCTAGTTCATCTTGTATCTCCAAGTCCGTTTGCCAACCTTCAAACCCTCCGAAACCCCAAAGTTCTGGATTGAAGGAAGGATCTTTGGTTTCCAATCCAGTGGTGCCGAGACCGTCAGTGGCTACACAAGTACATTCACCTTCACCGTTTGCATCCTCATTACTTCAACGGCATCCTTCCTTCCAGTCGACACCAATAACGCTTCCTCCTCATGTTCCAAAACCCAATTTGAAATGTGACAACGAAGCTCTGCCAGCAAAGCCAGCTGACATGTTTGGTGGCTTCATAAGCAAGAAATTGCCAAATTCAAGTGATGTGAATCCTGCTGTAGCGGCTCAACACAAACCAATCACTCTTCCTGGTGGCACATGCCCATCTGTTAAGAAAAACCCAAGCCTTTTGGCAGACCAGCAGCCTATTACCTCTACAGAAGCCCTCAGACTGAAGCTACTGAAAAAGCTCAAGGCTAAGAAAAAGAAACTGGCTAAATTAAACCAGCTTTTGGGAAGTGCAGGAGAATCTACTCCAAAACCGGATAGCACGGCTCTCTCGTCGCCCTACTCGGTCACGTCTAGTACAACGGCATACGACAGTCCAGCGTATGACCAGTTCTTCGCCGAGCTTTTGTCTCCTGCGACGACCGTCAGTAACCTCTCACCTGACAGCACGGGGCTCCTAGAGATGTTGAACAACGGCCAAAATGTGGAAAAGACCGTTGGAAGCGCACAGCAAAATCCTTGTGTAACAACTATGGTTCCTGAAGCAACTTTAAACTACTCTCAGTCCACAAATGACTCTGTGTTGAATCTTGATGACTACATATCAGGGATGGACCAGACTGCAATTGAGAACACCGATTTTAATGGCTTAGATATATTTTTCTGA